The genomic stretch CGCCGCCGGCGTGACCATGACGGGCGAGATGTTGCAGGCCCGCCCGAACAAGGCCTTGATGAACATCGAGTTCCCCGGCATCGGCAGCATGCGCCAGGGCTACGACGGCCAGGTGGCGTGGTCCCTGAACCCCGTGCAGGGTGCCAAGATCCTCGGGGGCAAGGAGCTGGCCGACGTCCTGCGCCAGTTCGACTTCGAGGCCAACCTGCGCTTCTCGCACCTGTTCCGCAGCATGGAAACCGTGGGCCGCGGCGAGATGAATGGCGAGAAGTGCGTCAACGTGCGGATGGTGACGGAGGGCGGCGACGAGGTGCTCAACTGCTTCGCCGACGACGACGGGCTGCTGGTCGGTGCCGTGGTGAAGACCTCGACCGAGGCGGGGCAGACGGAGAGCACCATCACCTTCCACGACTACCGCGAGTTCGGCGGGCTGAAGATGCCCACGCGCACCTCCATGTCGGCGGGGGGGCAGCAGATGGAGATGGTCGTCAAGTCGATGAGCACCGATCCCATCGACGCATCGGTGTTCGAGCTGCCGGCGGAGATCAAGGCCCTGCGGCAGTAATCGCCGCGGCGGAAGCCACGACGTTGGAGAATGAGGGGGGAGGGCCGGCTGCCGGCTCTTCCCCCTCTGCTCATGGGGCGGGTTTCGCTCGCCGCGCGCCGCGCGCGCCCGTATCTTGCCTTGACGCGGGGACTTTCCCGATGTCGCGGCTTCCCCCACCCTCGTCGCTCCTCGTCCTTGATCGAATTCCTCGATCTCACCAAGGCCTACGGCGGGTTCGTCGCCGTGCGCGGGCTGTCGCTCGCCGTGCGCCCGGGCGAGGTGTACGCGCTGCTGGGGGCCAACGGCGCGGGGAAGACCACGGCCCTGCGCTGCCTGGCCACGCTGCTGGCGCCCACCTCGGGAACGGCCCGCATCGCGGGGTTCGACGCCCGCGAGCAGCCGCTGGAGGTGCGCCGCCGGCTGGGCTTCCTTGCCGCCTCCATGGGGCTGTACGCCCGGCTGACTTCGCGCGAGCTGCTGCGCTACTTCGCCCGGCTGCAGGGCGTGGACGAGGCGCAGCTGGAGGCGCGGGTGGACGACGTGGTGCAGCGGTTCGGCATCGCGCCCTTCGAGGACAAGCTCTGCGGCCGCCTTTCCACCGGGCAGCGTCAGCGGGTGAACATCGCCCGCGCCACCGTCCACGACCCCCCCGCGCTGGTGCTCGACGAGCCCACGCTGGGGTTGGACGTGCTGAGCGGCGCCGCCATCTACGACTTCATCGCCGAGGCACGGCAGCGGGGACGGGCGGTGCTCTTCAGCACCCACCACATGAGCGAGGTGGAGCTGCTGGCGGACCGCGTGGG from Longimicrobium sp. encodes the following:
- a CDS encoding ABC transporter ATP-binding protein, translated to MIEFLDLTKAYGGFVAVRGLSLAVRPGEVYALLGANGAGKTTALRCLATLLAPTSGTARIAGFDAREQPLEVRRRLGFLAASMGLYARLTSRELLRYFARLQGVDEAQLEARVDDVVQRFGIAPFEDKLCGRLSTGQRQRVNIARATVHDPPALVLDEPTLGLDVLSGAAIYDFIAEARQRGRAVLFSTHHMSEVELLADRVG